A stretch of DNA from Thermodesulfobacteriota bacterium:
CGAAATGGGCGGGAGCGGTACGCAGGATTGGAGTCCGGCACAACGGCAAGAGATATTAGATAATACGTCTGTGCGTGATTTTGAGGGTCATCATATCAATAGCGCGGCAGCACACCCCGGGCAACAGACGAATCCAGATAATATCCGGTTTCTCGAAGAACATAGAGATGGGAGCGGCGTTCGTGAACACCTTGACGCTCATAATGGAAATTACCGAAATGCTACGGAAGGAGATTTGATTGACAGGGACAAGCGTTTAATAGACGCTAACAAAAGCCGGGTATTTAAAAATGAGCTTGCAGGCATCGGAACTGCAGCTGCTATCGGCCTTGGTATCGGCTTTACAATAGGTTTTGTTGTTACGCTGGCGCAGTCAGGCGTATCACCTGAGAGCGTTCGTTATGCTGCAGTTGCAGGAGCTAAAGCTGGATTCCAGGGTGCGGCATTTGGAGTCGTCAATCATTTTTTAGCACGGAGCATCGGAGAAATTTCCTCTAAAGCCTTACAGGGTGTACTCCAAAATATCGGGGTAAGTGTAACTGATAATGTTGCCAAGATGTGTAATATGGGCGTTGTCGGGTTTATGGCAATTGCTGTGTTTTCAGTATATCAGTTCGCGAAGTTGAAGCGAATGGGATATGGAAAAAAAGAATGCTTGATTCGAGTGGGCAAACAAGCTGCCTTCTCGACCGCAGTTCTAATCGCTTCAATAATAGCACAGGGCATTTGTGGCGGCCCGTCTGGAATAATAGTATCCTTAAGTATAGGTCTTATCGTTTTGACATATATGGTGTCGTTATCAATCCACGATAAAAAACTTATGGAGGGCATAAGGGTATACACTATCAATAAGTCATATCCTTCTTTCAGTGGAGGTGTTGGCTATGCTTACTAAGCTTGTTGCGGCTGTGCAGAAGCAAGATAAGCGCAATGTTTTCAAGCCTTTTTTGGGCGAGGTTACTTCTATACCTGAGGAATTTCGCGAGTTTTATAAAACCAACAACCCTGTAGATGTCGAAATAAGGCTCGACAACCTTTCCCAAATCAGGTTTTACAGCGTAGAACGCTTACCAGCAATAAAAAAAGAGTATAATTTACCGGAGTCTGCCTTTTGCTTTGCGACCAGTAACGGTGACCCAATTTACTATCTGAATGGGAAGATATATACTGAAGCACACGGCGGTGACCCAAGCCCTGAGCTTTTGGCGAGAAGCTTTAACGACTATATACAATTTATTATAAAGCATTTACGCATCAGAAAAATTAGGTAGCGCACCCCTGGTACTACTATAAGCGAAACATATTCCTCGCTTCGGAAATCGGTAAAACATAAATTCAGCTTATCCGGAAGCAAAATAAGCGTATCATTTACGAAAGTTGCTGAACCAGACGAGACGAAGAATAATATGGGATGCAGACTCCTGAAAGACTAAGTTTCTTTCAACAGAACCAATGCTAAAGCGGCAGAAATCAGTACAAGGCATTAATGAGGAGGTTGAACAAATTAAAAACGAAGAACTTCGAAGTATATTTCAACGAGAAATATTGCCTGGATTATTCTTGTACCGTGAAGATTTGTTCTATCAGGCATTTAATGAAGGTCCTGATCAAGTTCATGCACTTATAATGTCTCTATGGGCTGATATCTGCAATCAAAATGGAGATAATGTCAAGAATCATCCAATAGAAATAAAAATTGATTATATAACCATTGATGACACAGATGATAATTATACTTGTTTAATGATAATGCAATTACCCGAGGTTAAGAAAAAGGTTGTCAATCTAGCTATATACTACGCAGTGTTCTTTGGTATGAATGAAAAATTAAGATTTTTTCTTGGGGAGACTGATTACCATGCCATGGGAAACAGGTACATATTTATTATTGAACTGATGGCAGATATCGATTATTACAGTAGACGCAACTACGGTCCAATTTACCGAGGCTGTAATAATGAACCCCTTTTATTTGAGAAACCTGAGAATGCAAAGTCTCCAGATGAGTTTGTAGGGATTGATCCGGAAGATGAATGGCAGACGTTTACAGATATAGTAGCTAAGATATGTTTGCTAGGATCAATCAAGAAGAAGTAGGAAGGGGACGACCTTAAACCAAGAGAATCTGTCTTTGAGGTGTTCTACACACCCCCTGACGAAAATGCACACTCCTCCTTGGAA
This window harbors:
- a CDS encoding SMI1/KNR4 family protein — its product is MLTKLVAAVQKQDKRNVFKPFLGEVTSIPEEFREFYKTNNPVDVEIRLDNLSQIRFYSVERLPAIKKEYNLPESAFCFATSNGDPIYYLNGKIYTEAHGGDPSPELLARSFNDYIQFIIKHLRIRKIR